The nucleotide sequence tctggtctctgtttccctgggtgtccactagtggtctcacttccccataggcacctcaccgcaggcactacaattcccacaaagccttgtcccttcatgacagtaattgcactcctgttaatttcACTCAGGTGTCactcacttgatagtcattaccctgcatatatatatccagtctgtttccatttgttttcatggagtccttactttccgtcacctggtttcctcgcgttcctagttttcgagttcctgttcctgatcctgtttgtttgtttgtttgtttgtttctgttttggactgatgtttggttatgaccccggcttgttttgactctgattttggattgcccaataaatctcacactgcacttggatctcacgtctcctgtgttcccgaacgTGACATATACTTGTacagtaagtgtactgtttcagtactccttgggactaaattagCCCACTttttagtatataaaagtatactttaagtataacagtagcaaactttgagtacgcAAATAGTTTATCTCTACGTATGTCTCTATGtcaaaagtgaacttataggtatactgatagtttactaattaaatagtaAGTAAgtaaaatactttgtacactttgaagtatagacttagtaaactactagtttagtagtttttttttttactgcaagtatactctttttatttaagtgaactttacattaagtatactactatgtctctatttaggtttgaatttgtatagattttgctgtatgaatatctggacatacaaaacatccaaagaaagaacagggtatctgcttgtaaacaaaaacattttattctagcttcatgcattcattttttaaaacaatttaatgtgggtaagtttcataaaaaataaagaaataacattttgaacagaaAAGCTGGAAAAAGACtctgaattggattcagaatgataatcaaaatgtaaatgtaaatgtagagtcgatcaacaccccaaaagcttgactgtaattattacctcttcatcggtcgacattttattccataacattacagttttgatgttgtttcatgtcagatgatcgtgttacatgtgttagtatctgttgtttcttttttccgCTGACATCCTGGAGCTCACGTCTCCGAAAATATTgaacaaattttcaaatagatctTCTCTTTATTAACAAACCACATATTTGAAGTACAGTATACTGTAAACAACTAaatcttttcataaaaaaaactataaaaattataGTGGATTTGGGTGTCTGCCATGACATCTGCTGTGAGAAAATGGGCCAAGTGGAGTgatataaatatgatataaagtgATATAAACAGTGAAACGGTTAGAGTTCAGATATCACCAATATTCCGAAAATCAATATCGCAACTCAGAAAAAGGCTCGCAATCAATCAGATTCGAGAACCAGAAAGAAccgttgtataaatatatattatgcaaattCTTAGGTTAGacaatatataatattactgCTAAAGTTAATATTACTTTAAGCATGTGAAAtgtcataaaatgtaaataacaagTCTACACTGAAATTTGAAGGACAACCAATTGcttcttttgttttccatttcTATGTCGGTTTAGCTAAAAATGAATAGCAAATCATAGTGTGAATATGACTATTTTATGAATTACACAGGACCTGTCTTGCAAACCACATTTGGGGCCCTGAAAGGTGAATATATGAAAGCAAAGGGAAAGGACACAGTTGTCCATTCCTACCTGGGTGTTCCATTCGCCAAGCCGCCCGTGGGTCCTTTGAGATTTTCTCCTCCACAGCCTGCAGAGAAATGGGCCGGAGTGAGAGACGCTACAAAACAGCCCTTCATGTGAGAATAAAACCAAACTAATGCAGCTGTAGATCAGCCGTTTGGCTTCAACACCCAGATTTGACATTGTTCTTCTGTGTCTGTCCCAGGTGTCTGCAGGATAAGCAGTTAATTGTAGACTTGGTAGCCAATCTATCATTGAAGTTAGAGGTTCCTGACTCATCAGAGGACTGTCTTTACCTCAACGTCTACACACCCTCTAAACCTGGAGCAAATGACAAGCTGCCTGTAAGAGTGACTGATTTGGATAAACTTTGTTGcacttttatgaatttattttaatgttgtttttaatggTGCAAAAGGTCATGGTTTGGATCCATGGTGGAGGTCTGTCGATGGCTGCTGCGTCACTGTTTGACGGACATGTTTTGGCTGCCTATCAGGATGTCGTTGTGGTTCTGATTCAGTACAGACTTGGCCTACTTGGATTTTTCAGGTAAAAACTAATTGTTACCAACATAATGATCCAACAAAACCTAAAATAgttcatttattcaattaaatcaaTTCTAAATTCTTGATGTAAATCTGTTCGTGCATTGGAGTGACCATAAAAAATCTAACATTATTAAGGTCAGCCCATGTGTCGTTGGACTTCAGACTCACATGTTAATTGTTTGGACTGCCATAAAGTTCTATTAGTTCATGTTTTTGATGTTTGGGATTCTCTGATTAGTGACTGATACTGTGGCACTGAGATCTAAGGTCTCTGATGAGGTTGTATGATGATCTTCTGCTCTTTAGCACTGGAGATAAACATGCTCCAGGAAACTATGGTCTTCTGGATCAGGTTGCAGCTCTTGAGTGGGTTCAGGAGAACATCCACAGCTTCGGTGGAGATCCTGGATCAGTGACCATCTTTGGAGAGTCTGCTGGAGGAGTCAGTGTTTCTTTACATGTAAGGATTtacaatcgaaaaaaaaaaagattctgtaaTTTTGGCTTCTTGAAATAAATGACACTAAAAATGTAATGCGgtgcatttttattagtatttcgttatatatattattattttatatcttcAGTTTTCATcgttattttattgtatgttttagtaattttgctattattatatttagattgatttatttttgtttgtttgttttagcaatTTTAGAACTTCACGTtccacttattttatttcagttagctgccagggcaacattttcaattttcatttaagtttttcatcttatacttatttatttaattgtagttTTATTTCAATCaacattttaatctatttttttatatttatatatatttatatttgtatattattatttccaTCACACAAAAATATGTGTGCATCTTGCTTATAATTTTCAGAGTTGTGATATACATCTTTTACagtaaatagtattttattattaaatattatatatccatatcatgaatgaatacaatttcccaatttttttttccacatatttgtaatatttaaaaaacttcATTGCTTCAcagatataataatataatagaattttttttaaaacacaatattttttacatttaggttCTTTCTCCGTTATCCTCAAACCTCTTCCATCATGCCATCGCAGAGAGCGGTACGGCAGCAATGGATGCTATCATGAGTCCCAACCCTCTGCCAACAGCCCAAGTACATTTCCCAAATGCATTACAATTTCAGATTTACAATTATCATCTTATTATTAACAGGTTTTTAATCAAAACGCATCAACATTTTTCTGTAGTATGTAGGAAATGCGTCTGGCTGTGATATTTCCAGCACAAAGAAGATTGTTGACTGTGTGATGCAGCTGACAGAAGACGACGTTCTCACACTGGTTAAGGTCTGTCTGCTCACATTCTGGGTTTTCTTAAGAATCATATGCGAACAGTCTTCTTATGCACTAAATCTTGTGTTTGAATTTATGTGTCTTTTGAAACAGGAGCATCCAATGGTTCGTTTTGGAGTGACGATGGATGGCCAGTTCCTTCCCAAACCTGTAGAGGAGCTTCTTCAATCCCGGCAGTTTAATAAAGTGCCTCTGATCAATGGAATCACGAATGATGAGAGTGGATATATGCTGCCCAATGTAAACACT is from Carassius carassius chromosome 43, fCarCar2.1, whole genome shotgun sequence and encodes:
- the LOC132124937 gene encoding fatty acyl-CoA hydrolase precursor, medium chain-like, which codes for MRGSFVLSLCVLIQLSLQNTVKAEDGPVLQTTFGALKGEYMKAKGKDTVVHSYLGVPFAKPPVGPLRFSPPQPAEKWAGVRDATKQPFMCLQDKQLIVDLVANLSLKLEVPDSSEDCLYLNVYTPSKPGANDKLPVMVWIHGGGLSMAAASLFDGHVLAAYQDVVVVLIQYRLGLLGFFSTGDKHAPGNYGLLDQVAALEWVQENIHSFGGDPGSVTIFGESAGGVSVSLHVLSPLSSNLFHHAIAESGTAAMDAIMSPNPLPTAQYVGNASGCDISSTKKIVDCVMQLTEDDVLTLVKEHPMVRFGVTMDGQFLPKPVEELLQSRQFNKVPLINGITNDESGYMLPNFFSPEGWTDGMDVEQILPFLTIFNPTLQDQTVAELVLNEYLGTSPDRTAIRDGFREMLGDFLFNIPARKVANYHRDAGAPVYMYEFQHPPSVLQKKRPSFVGSDHGDEVIFVLGFCFADGHMKLEEELSEEEHELCRTVMAYWGNFARTGSPNGLGLTEWPKFGAEAEYLSIGLEQKPGKDLKGKHFTFMTQTLPQIIKERKEGKLPISELV